The nucleotide window ggtcttATGAGAGGTTCAGCTCCCggtggtttttgacgtgttttaggcgtttttgtcgggctttctatttcgtccgacaaaaacgcctgaacttgatcacgtcaaaaaccagtcggcgccagacctctgcttggagagttaagTTATGCACCTGTGTCGCCTGCATGACGGCGTTAAAGATCTGATAGATGTCCTCGCCCAGACCGCCGTCCTGCGGATCCACGAAGAACAGCAGGTTGGTGAGACCCAACAGCGGCAGGAGGATGAACATCGCCTTCAGGGCTTTCCTGCGAACAAAGAACCGGACATTGCGGGAAAAGACTTGTTGGAGAGATGAAATATTCTGTACACGATGGTCTAAACACTAGCTGTTTGTTCTCAGAGCCTATTGTTCTGTACTCCACCCACCTGCTGGGCGACAGAGCCCACGCGGCAGCGGataaaaattatataaataCCCCTCAGTTTAATGCTAGATCCGATggttacaatataaaacaaaaataaacagttaAAACTAATATCTATTGGCTTTAAGAATGTGTAGAGAGTAGGATATGACCAAGAAAAATTCCCGCGTCCCTGGACGCATTACGAGTCACCTCCGGTtaataaactttgacctttaacACAGTCAACTTTCTTAAATATATGTATCAAACATCGATTGAAGCCTATATTAATTCAATGTTGGTCCTTGAATTCGGTCAGAATGGACTATTTTTGATGTCTTTGCAATTTTAACTCATATGGACAATTTTGCGGTACGTTTTCTCCCATAGTTCCAAATCGCCGAATCCAGACGACATGCAAAtaagccaagatggcggcgatggGCTGTTCTTTTGGGTGGtggtgtttttaaaaaaagtttactGTAAATTCTGAAGATATAGACCAAAATATAAGTATTACCCTTATGTTATAGTTTCCACGCGGGGCTGAGAACATGTTGTCGAGTTATAATGAGTTCTGTCGGCCTGGATCACAGAGCCTTATTATCGCCCCATTGTCTTCGATCACGCTTTCATGCAAATCGCCCTTTTGTTACCCGCGCTTTGGGCGCGATTTTCAAGTTGTGAACTGACGTCCAgcgtgtgtactcagtattctTGTCCCGCAAGTTACAGCTTAATTTTTTATCGCTCAGTGATTCATTTTTTGGTTCAGGGTAACGATTGTGGAGGTTAGATTATATAATACAAACCATGTATATACGTGCTGAGCTTGTGTTTTTATCCTACATTACTAGGCATTTTTCATTTCGCCCTCGTTGTTCTCTTACAATACCTTGTATTATTGTGAGACAGCTAACCAGAACACAAATtgttagtacagtcaaacttcgGTTAACGACCGGGCCTACAAGACACCTCTTGGCTCATGATAACCGCTTTCTTTCGATCCCGATTTCCCCCCGTTGCGAGTTGGCACAAGAATGTTAGCGTTTTGTCGGAGCGAGGAGCCGTCACAGTTTGCCTTTCGCGACCGTGACGAACTTGATTTGCGACAGTTCTAAACGACCCAAATGTTGCTGATGACGAGGCTGTGGGGATgttcatctttttattgataactGGTGGGAAATCGTGGAAAAGTCGGTCTGTTTGGTTTGGGTTTCGGACGGCCGGGCAGACTACCGAGCATTCAAGATGGCGCCCACGACGCCATATTTAGTTATTGGGACAGTCTACTGTAATGCGGGTGGAAATCGTAAGAGCTGTGTGCTTGTACTCTACATTTTAACAATATATCTTGTCAATTCATTCCTCACATAGGGATGCTTTGATAAATGGAACATACATCAAATAATGTATGGTGTGGTAACATAAATGTCCTGAAAATAAAAGGTGCCTGTGTTTCTTGTTCACCCATGCTGCGACGAAATGACGTTTTCCATGTCAACAACTTCAGGCGTCGGCAATTTGTCACAAAGAACTTTTTCCGAAAAGTACAAACGCCAGCTCGTCATTATCTCTACTTGAAAGAAAGGTCGATCGACAAATTGAGCACCGATGGAAAAATCCGTCCAAACTGTCTCTGTATATTAGcatttgatttttactttgtgTCTTGATTTTACCCATGCTCCGGaacaacaaaagaaatggcTAGCGACTATTTTTGAGCGGGAATGTTTTCAAACGGCGGTTAAATATTTCAGTACAAACACGACTGAGAGCATATTTTCCAGTACACAGGTTATTCTTGGAAGGTACCGGATAAGTTTAACAGAAATATACAAGTATGTTACTTACAGACAAATAGCTTTACACGCGGCTTGGGTTCCATCCagaacatttacattttgtatcacacaAATTTTTCGAGTTTATATTTCTGATTTTTAGTTAAACGTTATGTTTAGTTCTGGTCATGTATTCCCTGATTTGTTCCTTTATTGTAATGGAGCCGAGAAATTGGTTCCATGTGTACTTGGCTTGAGTAGAGAGTCTAGAGACTGTCACTATGGAAGCAAGTAAGTGCTCTTTGTTGTTTCGAATTTTTGaacgaaaacaagtaaaaattgTGGGATTTTGAATGGTCTTCCTGCCTTGAATATTTTCCGTCTCTGTGTAAAAGATATTCGGCAagtcttaagaaatatttagcctTTCTGACCGTTTTCTATGAAGAGTTTGTCGCCCCCAAATGGCTAGGTACAGTTGTTTACAAATAGGCAAACTTCCGCTTGGGATATTTCATTCGTAGGATTGGCGACCAGTTTCTTGGAAAGAAACACATACGCCTCAGTTTGGGTTCGTTATGGAgttaaatgttttgaaattattaatacatttattgaaaaaattctgtaacAGCAAATACGTGGGCATGTTTACTAttttatgaagaaaacaatcatGCTCACAGCAAAACTTCGACCCGTATTACAGTAGTCCGTTCCCACTggcgccatctttaatcatcattttgcCGCCTGGCCgtcaaaaccacaaacatttcgATTTTGTCAGCCACGCGCCAGCTTTGTATCACTTGTATAAGGGCATTTTGACCACTCTCTCTCAACAACAGTATTCTGGAAATAATCATGCCCACACTTGGTATTGTTAAAATGTGCTATGTACGGACAATTGAGACTGACTACAGGTACGCATATGAATAGGACGGTTCGCGGCAAAAAGCCACAGGGGGGAGATAGAAAGGTAAACATTACTGCGGTCCGCCTGTAAAAGCGTCAACCAATCACGGACAGTTGCTGGTGGTGATAAGCGTGATTGACATGttataatcatcaatattcatgccCCACGAGTGGGAATTTTTGGACTGGTTTTTGACCATCGTGGTAAGGAAAGCATGTGAATCAACGTGCTTCATCACTATGATTGTGTTCATTATGTTGCTACTTGTAGTTGTCAAATGCGATACTGTACTTGCAAAAGCTGTCGATGTGATTTTCAAAAGAATATGTTTCATATACAGAGAGCTTTACAAACATAACATTATGGTGAAATGTCTGACAACTGCAATCAATAGCTTAGGATAAAATGCATGTTGTCATGGCTATTTTGTTTGAGCATGTGTATATTGTTTGAGCCTGTCTTGTTACCATAATCAAAACTGACATTCAAAATTTGACTAATGTGGAGTGCGTACATTGAATCGTGGGGCCTTGAACAGACTTGAGACGTTCTGAACTAGGCGTTGGAGTTCAAACGCAatactgatctccaagcagatgtttggagggaAATGTTTTCTAGCTATCCCCAAAAATCTCAATggatcagaaaaaaaaggggCAGCCAGTCAGAGTCAGAGAACGTTGCGGCTTCTCTTCccaacatcttcttggagattcaTGCAAATTCTCCTGATTGAATCACAAGATTGACGTAGACATCATGCTACTGACGTCATGAAAACGTGACATGACGTCGACCTTATTCTCGTTAACTCCCCGGCCGTCCTGGGGAAGGGTTTGGGGGCTGACGCCGGCGGCGGGACAGTCAACCTGAGGCCGACCGAGAGATCGTACCATGGCTCGGTGAACTGTGTGGACTGTTGGTCCGCTCTCATCTTGGTGACTAGGACCACGAGGATATGCAGAAGGAAGTAGAGATTCATCTGTAAGGAACAGACAGATGTTGGTTATTGGAGAGGTACGGTTTGCAGTCACGCGACTATGACGTAATTTTCGTCGGCCATGTTGGATCCATGGATCCCATGCCCTCAACCAACATGGCGTCGGTGAATTTGTCACTTGTGAAGTCATGTTTACAAAGACATAAAGCAAGAATGATCAAGAAGGTGACAGCTACTGACTATGAGATTTTGCTCACCACGAGAACGACAACTATTGGACCCGAGACAATCCAGGCATAGGATAGCCTGGTGTAGTCCATCCAGCATCGCTCAGTGCGGTCGGACATGTACATGACGACTGTCCACGCTATAACGAACACCGCAGGGGTACCTGGAAAACAATACATATGAGCTTTGAGTAAAAGACAAGCATACAAAGGTTAGTCAGTTCTTAGTCTGTATGACAATGTGTATTTCGTGTAGTCATGATTAATTGTTTTGTGCATTCATTTATTGATCCCTtcctttgttttttcttctttcatttattcattatcaTGACCTATTTCCAACCCTACTTACTTTTAAATGTTGATACTAGGCTTCTCGCCCCATGCCCGCATTGCAATCACATGCACTTCGCCGGATACTTACCCCAGCCAATCACGTAGAAGACAGTAAGACTTGACAGGTAGTGGAAGACTGCGACCACACAGCGCATGTACAGAAACAGCCCCTCCACCAGCATCCAGAAGATGTTGGACATGCTGAAGTACTGGGACAAAACCACCAGGCCTCGGCACACCAAGGGCTGGCAAATATATTGAAATTTCAGTACAGTCCGTTTGGTAACGATTGACATAGAATATAAAGACGAttaaaactctacaactggataagaatcaaagatttacttccggacgtttcgagtgataTCCATCACCATCACATTTACATAAAAGTAGTCTTTTGCATGTTTGTACTTAATTCAAGTTGTCTGATACAGGGTTAGGCAGTGGGGAGAAGGTTTAGATAGTTCATACGGAACAAATTTGTGACTTGACTTAGCCCTTTGCTTACCCTGGCATCCAGTTTACCGTTGTACTCGGTAGTGTTTTTGGACGGTAGGGGTTTGGTTGGCCACACACAGGAGACCAATTAATTAGGACAAACCACgatagactggatgccagggtaccctttactttactttggcaTATAGCATGTAAAGACATACTACACATTTGTTTATATAGGGCGCTTTCAATCACCTTGATATCCTTATAACTTCCGGCCATAAAAATCCTTAAGGTTTATGACAAAATCGTTTTAAAGAGGAAATAATAAAATTTGATGCTAAACTCTTCTTCCTTTCAGATCCTATCTTTACAGTGCATTTTATTTTTATGCCCTCAAGGGAGGAGTAATTTTCAACTTTTAATTTCAGTTGTCAATTCTTTCTTTCGTTTGTAGTTTTGTTGGCAGTGTGGCCTTTAAGAGATTTCCGGTACGGCAGATGTGACATTCATATTACTTGCCTTCATTTTGGTTGACATTTTCAGTGATAGAAAACTTCTACCTTCCTTGACTGTAATTAATTCAGCAATACTTTTAAACAACGTTCTACAAAATTCCAAAATGCTATCTGCCGAAAGCTTGACTCCAAGCTGAGTGTGCTGAAATTACATGAGACTTTTTCGGTATCCCTTGGGGTGTAACTACGCTGTCACTGAAACTTCTCGCTAACACTTTCCCGAGAGAGCTAGGGAGCTTCTCTCAGTACGATAACACAACAACACTCTCTCTCTGTTCCCCTTttttctctccttctctctctctctctctctctcactctttcTGCCTGTCTCCCTCTGTCACTGTTTCTcgctgtctctctctttctgtctcccCTCTTAGATgtttgtctctgtctgtctctctctgtctcctcTCTCTGTTATccatctctctgtctctctctctctgtctctctctctctgtatctctctctctcaagtGTAGATACACCTACATTTTACATGAGAGTATAAAAACAAGACATACCACTTACACTAAAACGCCTAGTAGGTTTAGATATGGAATAACCTATCGACAAGTTGACCACTAACCTCGTTCATGTACGCAGGCCCCGAGTCGTCTCCTGGCTGCATCAGAATGATGAGGATGATCGCCCGGAATATCAGGGACAGCAACAGCTGCTTGTGGATTCTGATGCGGTCACAATGCAGTCTCCTAAAACATCACCAACGAGAAATAGTAGATCTCGTACCAAGCACcatgaaattattttttgtcCATTTCTTGACAACATATAACACAACAATGTCCATTTCACACATCGCACATCATGCACTCTTCTGCTGGAGGCCATGTGCCAACATTCACTTCTTGTAAAGAATTGCATTTGATGTAGGCCAGCTTAACCTTGGAATCTTGCCAGACTTGGGGTCACAACTCAGCTCGGGAACAAACTTGGACCAAGGCCAGCGAGAACAAACTTGCACAAACactaaagcaaacaaacaaataaaacaaacaaacaaacaaacaaacaagcaaacaaagaaacaaacactggACAATTTTACTCCTACACAAGTGTTATTTGTACACCGGCCCATATTCCAAATGTATACCATTGTTTAGAATGCATAAGTAGACTATACCTGAAGTAACAGAAGATGAACATGGATATACACAGCATGAGCAGTGACAAGGCCGAGCCCGCGAAGTAGATGTCTCTCACCGCTAGTAGTATGGACAGATCCGGCTATGAAAACCGCAGGAAGAAGTATGAGTCTCATGGCAAACGTAGATTTTTGTCCTTGAATAGATGCTGATAAGATTTAGCACATATGAGACATATTGGTAAATTCACGAAACAAGAAATATGATAGAAATTTTGCGCAAGGTGCTTTAATCTAGATTCTACCATTGAATGTGTTGCTATAGAATTATAGCATATTTTccacagttgttccagaagaaAAAGTATGATAAAAGGGACAttaaatatgtgttttttttgtgtgatagatccacgttgtacataacagtGCACCATTACGTTGTCATTAGTAGTTCATCGTCCTTCCAAGAAACCTAACacgaaaatacatgtacgttaCGAGGAATTGTGGCATTTTCCTTGAAGTGATCCGCGTACCAAGTCCTGGAAAAGCCGATTTCTGGCGTTTCTCCCataaaataaatacaaattgGACAGAGCTCACGAAGACAGTGGGAACGGGTCTATTTATTCTCATCAAAGTTTCCCTACGTTACCTCTTCGCTTCATTTCCGTCGACCCCATGGCTAACCTTTGGGAAATAGGCGAGGTACATGCACGAGAAAATCACGCCATGCAGCGCTGCACATGCAGTAGATTCATTTCGATACAGTTGCTGTGCACGATTGCTTGTTGAGTGCCATTTGCCGCAAAATTGTAAAAACTAATTACGCCTTCATAGTACTCTGTCTTGATTCTACATCCCATGCTAACACTCTTGTCACGCCTGATGAATATTTGAAAGTtttacacaatacaatacaacatacaataatacAGTGAGAACAACAAATTGATATGCAATGGCAGTTATCGCTGCTTATAGGAGTGATTGTCAAGCCCTTGCAGGCAACCATGGCCTTCAGTGAAGTCACAACATGAATATCAAATCGCTCAAACAGACCATGTCTACGCCACAAACTGTACGTGTTGCAAACTTGTAACCAcacaattttcatcattttgacGCTTGTGAAAAACAGGCCTTTGATTCTTTGCTTGAAGTACAAGGTCTCCACAAAACATGATGTCTAACATCAACTGGCAAATACCAGAATCATCATGATTAATGACCTGTTCTTATTCCTGTTTTACAGTAGCCTAGAGTCCATCATTGTTAGCTTTGGCTAACTCCCAACGTCAGCTAGTTGGCAGGCGGCTAGTTTTACAGGCCCTAGGCTTTTTTCTAAGatagcaagtgatttacattGCAATCGCCAATTTCTGTCAGAAAGCAAATAAAGTTCATATCAGTGATAAAAACGTGACACGAGATCCGACGATTATATTACCCATCCTTACCGGTACACGTCTGAGCTTATGAGGCACGCACAACGTGTAGTTGGACCAGTTACCCTTCAGCCACTCCCCTGCCTCGGTACAAATCCGGTAAGCCAGTATTTCTGAAACACACGCAAATTAGTACCTAGCTTATGATTCAGAAGGATAAGGGACATGCTTTTATGACGAATACCGTGAACTACCGGCCTATCTATAGTTCATTTGTCAAGTTGCCATATATTGCACCTGTTGCGATTGTcccgcaataaagttattcttccTCTATCTTCGAGCTTCACATCTAGTactaaagtcaaagtcaagtctCCTAAAGAAAATCAATCTTTCTCCAGCTAGCGGTCTATGATTGTCACAAATTGCTTTACGCCCTTCAGAAGTCATAATAATGGTGCTGTTATGAGCTTCTGTTGAAATGATAGATCGTCCTCCCAAAGGATGCTTTGCAGAAAACGTTGAAAATTTGAGTCACGCATGCCAACATCGATTCCTGACTTTAAGTTGTTTTCATACTCGTGCTAACCTCCACCCGTGTCTCTTCAATTTATCCTCTGCTTTCTAAAGGTTGGGTGTCATACAACGCCTAGCATACAAATCTTGAATCAGTCTGTAAGATCTGCAGCAAAACCTGGCTTTACCCTTGACCGTGTTTTTGCGTGACAGTTATATGTACCTCTTACGCCTCAATCAAAATATGGTATGGAACGTTCGTGTTGCAGTTTTGAAGAACTTGACTGGCTCCTGTAAGAGTTCAATGTaccctagtacatgtactactagtactagtcatCAATGTAGTACAAATGAAGAAGTTTCTGTAACCATAGATAACTCACTGGTGTTATCGTATCCCTTGGGGCATGGCAGGTACACAGTAAATCCTGCAGGGGTGTCGGGCCAGCAGTAGATGTTATCAAAGGAGCTGTTACAGTACAACCCTGCAAAACAGAACGACAAGGTCAGATATAAATCAAATACACCACCCCTTCAACTtgagtttgcaaataaagtATTGTTCTCTACTTGGTTTCCATGGTCTTCGTATGTCTTGTCATAGAGATGTCTATAAATAAGattgaaattatttttcatGGTATCCAATCCGGTTTTTAACTTTTATTGCCTTGTTTTTACCGTGTTACTTTCGCCAAGAATGTTATCTTTCTTGttgtatatcatatttacaGTCATCACACGTACCTAACGTTTGAAATATATGAAGCCGTCTAACTCGACAGTGTAAATATTTCCCGGCTCTTTAGTCCCCCCCACCTTCTCATGCTGAGATGGCATCTTTTGAAGTGACGTCAGCAAGATAAAAGTAACAACCTTATCGTTATAACCAGTTTGAACGTCTTAGCAAAACATATGTAAGTCTAGCTATTGGGGATTCCACTTGATGCTAGAGATAGGCCGTGTTTTGTTGCACGGTATATGTATGCTTCGAGAACTTTTACAAAAAATAAGATAACAAACCTCATATGAAGGCTTTTCACATTCTAGTCTTCACTTCTACTTTCAACAAAAGGTTAACGGTTAACTCTGATTGAATTATGGTCAATCATAGGCTTGCGTTTTGGTGTAatctaaaattgaatcttgTACCTTAGAAATAAGAGTGCTcctttgacttctttttgggCTGATTTTCTCAGCCTTTATATGATTGAAGATAAATGATATATGTACTTGAAAGTCTTGAGTGCGTGCGTGGATAGCCAATGAAAGTGCCGTTTCATCCACCAGACTCTCAGTAAAGCCATACTGTGTGTGCCTCTAGCGTTACTATAGATAAAGTGACTACGCTAAATAAGGTGTCTAGAGGATAAAATTTGAGATCACGTACTCAAAAGCCTTTGCTGAGGGAGTTTGTTAATGCAAGACATGCATTAGTGTGcatgaagtacaaatgtataccaGTAGCCCCTCTAGCACTATAGCAGAGATCACTTATAAATACGATTTTTACCATTACGACTTGCTGACAGTGTGCATTATTGGAACTTTGTTTCTTAAAAAGTTGCATGAAAATATGCCATTCAAAATTGCATCGAAACATGTTTTACTGAATTCATCTATACCCTTAGCTATGACATGAAGCTCAAGTGGATAGTTGGGCCAAGTACGTTATGTAATGTCATTGGTGAGGCGTATAAAGTTTGACATTCCGCCACTATAATtggtagcctgggtgtcatcctagttagttttccgCGGTTCCCAAAGCAACTAGGATGGCGCCCAGGTTACATAATTGGTATCATGAGAATCGTCGGTGGCCTATCGGGGAGCGCAGGTGCATTGTGAGAAGCGTAAACGTTGACATCTTGACATTTTAATTGGCGCCACGAGAATCATCTTTTGACATGCGGTTAAACAGCGAACATAAGTGGGTAATCAGGGGGACGAACTTTGACCTTCCACCATTTTGATTGGCATCACGAGAAGAATCAGACGCCACAACTCATCTGACGTGATTTCTCAAGAAACATTACGCTTTGTCGCTGTATACAGCAACAGGTAAGACCTTTGTTTATTGCCAAACGTTCTGGTTTGTGTTCAagtgacagaaagtttgaattAGTAGAGTCGAGTTTTGTAGAGAGGACGTCGGCCTCGGATGGGGGGAGCTCGGGGCCAGGGGACGCAGCGTGTTTTGTAAATAACGGTCGCGATTGTTGCTTCAACGTTTTGACAAATATATTTGTGCTATTATATATTGAAACGCAACTGATTGGTATGCTTAAGACAAGAATAGGGGTGCCAAATATCGCGAAACAAAACATGTGCCTGGGTTTGTCGTTCTACAGTTTGGACAACAAAAAAGCATATGGTCAAAAGCCTCTTTACACTTTCGGTGCATTGACACAAACGATCATTATATTGTATGGGTAGATAGTCGAATATCACCTCGTCTTCAAATATTGGTTTTGTCGTAATCATACAACCCCTTTTGTCAATCGAGAAATATTTTCCTATGGTGTCTTTTCCGTACTACTTTATTCCCTAACTGTCGCGGATGAATACTAATATTACGTTACCCAAATTCCAAGAAGTTGGGCTAGACACCCAAGGGACACCGGCGGGGAAAGGAAGTCGAGCAGATGTGGACAGGGCCATACTGTAGGGGAGAGTGGTTTACTAGTAGGGGTTTAGCGcggaaaactacatgtagtttggtatTGCAGCTTTATGTAGCCTGGTACCCAgacctgctgcagctgcagagtcctttttgtccattttagCCTGGACTCCAGgccctggagtccagccttcttactAGCTGTAGTCCATTTTtgtcgctacccaagctccgttCTTATTGGCGGGGAATGGAGCTTGGGTTGCTAAGAAGGCTAGTTCTTTCTGCA belongs to Branchiostoma lanceolatum isolate klBraLanc5 chromosome 15, klBraLanc5.hap2, whole genome shotgun sequence and includes:
- the LOC136420556 gene encoding calcitonin receptor-like isoform X2 translates to MAQLFYNNGTPADWQGLVGPSEGGQIITEAGKCVERGRSQSPLQGLYCNSSFDNIYCWPDTPAGFTVYLPCPKGYDNTKILAYRICTEAGEWLKGNWSNYTLCVPHKLRRVPPDLSILLAVRDIYFAGSALSLLMLCISMFIFCYFRRLHCDRIRIHKQLLLSLIFRAIILIILMQPGDDSGPAYMNEPLVCRGLVVLSQYFSMSNIFWMLVEGLFLYMRCVVAVFHYLSSLTVFYVIGWGTPAVFVIAWTVVMYMSDRTERCWMDYTRLSYAWIVSGPIVVVLVMNLYFLLHILVVLVTKMRADQQSTQFTEPWKALKAMFILLPLLGLTNLLFFVDPQDGGLGEDIYQIFNAVMQATQGMFVSTIYCFTNAEVQNVIRDKLGHRNHQPKFDVQGPTQRRSLLATATASTTVTQSHAETRL
- the LOC136420556 gene encoding diuretic hormone receptor-like isoform X1, which encodes MAQLFYNNGTPADWQGLVGPSEGGQIITEAGKCVERGRSQSPLQGLYCNSSFDNIYCWPDTPAGFTVYLPCPKGYDNTKILAYRICTEAGEWLKGNWSNYTLCVPHKLRRVPPDLSILLAVRDIYFAGSALSLLMLCISMFIFCYFRRLHCDRIRIHKQLLLSLIFRAIILIILMQPGDDSGPAYMNEPLVCRGLVVLSQYFSMSNIFWMLVEGLFLYMRCVVAVFHYLSSLTVFYVIGWGTPAVFVIAWTVVMYMSDRTERCWMDYTRLSYAWIVSGPIVVVLVMNLYFLLHILVVLVTKMRADQQSTQFTEPWYDLSVGLRLTVPPPASAPKPFPRTAGELTRIRKALKAMFILLPLLGLTNLLFFVDPQDGGLGEDIYQIFNAVMQATQGMFVSTIYCFTNAEVQNVIRDKLGHRNHQPKFDVQGPTQRRSLLATATASTTVTQSHAETRL